ACCGCGCTGCGCACGCCCGACATCGCCGCGCTCGGCATCGCCTACGTGCCCGAGACCATGGGCATTTTCTCGGACCTGACGGTCAAGGAGAACATGCTGCTGGCCGCGCGCAGCGCGAAGAACGCCGACGCCATCGACGACACGCGCCTGAAGTGGATCTTCCAGCTCTTCCCCGCGGTCGAGAAGTTCTGGAACCACCCGGCCGGCAAGCTCTCGGGCGGGCAGAAGCAGATGCTGGCCGTCTCGCGCGCCATCGTCGAGCCGCGCGAGCTGCTCATCATCGACGAGCCCAGCAAGGGCCTCGCGCCCGTGATGATCAACAACATGATCGACGCCTTCGCCCAGCTCAAGGCGAGCGGCGTGACCATCCTGCTGGTGGAGCAGAACATCCATTTCGCGCAGCGCCTGGGCGACACCGTAGCCGTGATGGACAACGGCCGCGTGGTGCACAGCGGCCCCATGGCCGCGTTCTCGGCGGACGAACGACTGCAGCAATCGCTGCTGGGGCTGGCCTTATGAAAACCGACTTCGACTGGACGCCACTGGCCCTGGTGCCCGTGCTCGCGCTCATCGCGCTGCCGCTCACGGGCTCCCTCTCGACCTGGCTCACGCTCACGGTCGCCGGCCTGGCGATGGGCATGATCATCTTCATCATCGCCTCCGGCCTCACGCTGATCTTCGGCCTGATGGACGTGCTCAACTTCGGCCACGGCGTGTTCATCGCGCTGGGCGCCTTCGTCGCGAGCAGCGTGCTCGGGCTGATGGGCGACTGGACGGGCTCGGGCGAGCTGTGGCGCAACCTGGTGGCGGTGTTCCCGGCCATGCTGGTGGCGATGCTCGTGGCCGGCGCGGTCGGCCTCGCCTTCGAGCGCTTCATCGTGCGGCCGGTGTACGGCCAGCACTTGAAGCAGATCCTCATCACCATGGGCGGGATGATCATCGGCGAAGAGCTGATCAAGGTCATCTGGGGCCCGGCGCAGATCCCGCTGCCGCTGCCCGAGGCGTTGCGCGGCTCGGTCTTCGTGGCCGATGCGGCGATCAGCAAGTACCGGCTGCTGGCCGTCGCGGTGGGCCTGGTCGTCTTCGGCCTGCTGGCCTGGACGCTCGGACGGACCAAGATCGGCCTCCTGATCCGCGCCGGCGTGCAGGACCGCGAGATGGTCGAGTCGCTCGGCTACCGCATCGGCCGCTTGTTCGTCGGCGTGTTCGTGGTGGGCAGCGCGCTCGCGGGCCTGGGCGGCGTGATGTGGGGGCTGTTCCAGCAGAACCTGATTCCGCAGATGGGCGCGCAGGTCAACGTGCTGATCTTCATCGTCATCATCATCGGCGGGCTGGGGTCGACGGGCGGGGCGCTCATCGGCGCGCTGCTGGTCGGGCTGATGACCAACTACATCGGCTTCCTGGTGCCGACGCTCACGCAGTTCGCGAGCATCTTCCTGATGGTCGCGGTGCTGCTGTGGCGGCCGCAGGGCGTGTATCCCGTGGCGAGCAGCCGGTGAGGGCGAAGTCATGTTGAAACGACTCCTCTCCAACGACATGCCGCGCAGCCGCGTGCTCGCGCTGCTGCTGCTGGCCGTGCTGCTGGGCCTGGCCTTCGCGCCCTTCATCTTCCCGGGCGTCAAGGCGCTCAGCGTGGCGGCCAAGATCCTGGTCTTCATCGTGCTGGTCGCGAGCTTCGACCTGCTGCTGGGCTACACCGGCATCGTGAGTTTCGCGCACACGATGTTCTTCGGCATCGGCGCCTACGGCATCGCCATCTCGGCCAGCCGGCTGGGCGCGGGCTGGGACGCGCTCTTCATCGGCCTGGGCGCGTCGCTTGCCGTGTCGCTGGTGCTGGCGCTGGCCATCGGGCTGTTCTCGCTGCGGGTGCGCGCGATCTTCTTCGCGATGATCACGCTGGCGGTGGCTTCGGCCTTCCAGACGCTGGCGTCGCAGCTGTCGGACTTCACCGGCGGCGAAGACGGCCTGACCTTCAAGCTGCCCGAGCTGATCTCGCCGAGCTTCGAGTTCGCCGACGAGCCCTTCCTTGGTGTCTCGCTGGACGGTCGGCTGCTCTGCTACTACCTGCTCTTCGTGGCGGCGGTGGTGCTGGTGCTCGCGCTGCTGCGCATCGTGAACTCGCCCTTCGGCCGCGTGCTGCAGGCGATCCGCGAGAACGAATTCCGCGCCGAGGCCATCGGCTACCGCGTGGTGGTCTACCGCACGACCGCCGCCGTGCTGTCGGCCCTGTTCGCCACGCTCGCCGGCGCGATGCTCGCGATCTGGCTGCGCTACAACGGGCCGGACACGTCGCTGAGCTTCGAGATCATGGTCGACGTGCTGCTGATCGTGGTGATCGGCGGCATGGGCACCATCTACGGCGCGGCGCTGGGCGCGGTGCTCTTCGTCATCGCACAGAGCTACCTGCAGGACCTGCTCAAGCTCGGCAGCGAAGCGGCCAGCGGTCTGCCTTGGCTGGCGGCGCTGCTGTCGCCGGACCGCTGGCTGCTGTGGCTGGGCGTGCTGTTCGTGCTGTCCGTCTATTACTTCCCGACGGGCATCGTCGGCAAACTCCGGGCGAGGGCCTTGCGATGACTCCCACTTCGAACTACGCGCAACTGCTGGGCCGCGAAATCCACTGGATGGACTGGGGGCCGAAGGAGGGCGCCGCCGTCATTGCCTGGCATGGCCTGGCGCGCACCGGCCGCGACATGGACGAGTTGGCCGATCATCTGGCGGGGCAGGGCTTCCGCGTGATCTGCCCCGACACCCTCGGCCGCGGCCTGAGCCAGTGGAGCCCGCTGCCGGACGCCGAATACCAGCTCTCGTTCTACGCCTGGCTGGCCGAGGCGCTGTGCGATGCGCTCCAGCTTGATCGTGTCCACTGGGTCGGCACCTCGATGGGCGGTGCCATCGGCACGGTCTGCGCGTCGGGCCTCTTCGCGCCGCGCATGAAGGCGCGCATGGCCAGCCTGGTGCTCAACGACAACGCGCCCGAACTCGCGAGCGCCGCCGTCGAGCGCATCAAGGCCTACGCCGGCAACCCACCGGCCTTTGCCACCGTGGCGGAGCTTGAGGCCTTCTTCCGCACGGTCTACAAGCCCTACGGCTGGCTCAGCGATGCCCAGTGGCGGCGACTCACCGAGACCTCGACGCGCCGCCTGCCCGACGGCCGCGTGACGCCGCACTACGACCCGGCCATGGTTCGCCAGTTCACGGCGCACGACAACGACTACCTGATCTGGTCCCACTGGGACGCCATCGAGGTGCCGGTGCTGTGCCTGCGCGGCGTCGATTCCGACCTGGTGCTGCCGGAGGCCGTGGCCGAGATGCGCGCGCGCGGGCCTGGCGCCGCCGGCCTGCTGAAGGTGATCGAGGTGCCGGGCTGCGGTCACGCGCCGGCGCTCAACGTGCCCGAGCAGCTGCTGCCGATCGAGGCCTTCTTGCGCCTGGCGGCCTGAAAAGGTCTGGCGGCGCAGTGCCATAGGTCGTTCGTTGTAGGAAGGCCGAACGGCGAAAAGGGGGCCGAGGAACCGGTTGCCGCGGGCGGGGCCGCCACCTAGGATGGGGTGCAACCCTTCCTTTCCTCGCCGTGTCCGACTCCCTCCTGGGCGAACCGCCCTTGTCAGCGTCGTCCCGCTTCGAACAGGCTGCATCGGCCGGTGTGCCCGTTCGCGCCTCGTTCTCGATCGAGCCGCGAGAGAGCGACGGCGCAGAGCGCTCCGCGGCCGCCGAGCGACGCGCGAAGAAGGCACGAGCGGACGCGATCGGCGCGAACCTGATCCGGCAATACATGAACGATGCGCTGCATCGGCACACGCTGGGGCTCCTGCTGGCATCGACCATGGCGGCCCTGTGCTGGCCGTATGCGCCGGCCGAGGCCGTATTGCTGTGGCTCGGTCTGGTGCTGGCCGGCGCCTACGTGCGGCTGCACTCGGCCCGGCATTTCGTCGACGTGGTCGATCGTGACGGGCCGTCCGCACGGCAGGCCTTCGTGCGACGGTTGGTTCCTTTCTATGTCGTCATGGGGGGCGTCTGGGCTTCTTCGTTGCTGCTGTTCGCAGCGCGCAGCGAGGGCCTGCGGGGCTTCGCCTGCTGGGCCGTGCTGGCGGCGCTGATCTACGGGGCGGCGCAGCGGCTGGCGGTCCTGCCTGCGCTGTGGAAGGCGTTCGTCCCCACCTTCTTCGTGGGCGTCTTCTGCTACTTCGCCTACGCCGCTGCCACGGGGCCCGATGCCGGTTGGGGCGCGCTGGGCTTCGTTCCGCTGTGCGTCGCGCAGTTCTTCTTCCTTCGCCGCCTGTCGACCGATGGGCTGCGCCTCCAGTCGGCGCTGTACGGCGCGCAGTACGACCTGGCCTGCAAGTCCGAGGAGGCGCTGGCCGCGGTGGTCGCCAAGAACAAGTTCCTGGCCGCCGCCACGCACGACATGCGCCAGCCGGTGATCGCGATGGGTCTGTACGCGGAGTTTCTGGAGGCGGAGCCCGACAGCTACGACGAGCTGGCGCCGAAGATCGGCCGCGCCGCCCAGGTCGTCAACCGGCTCTTCGACTCGCTCTTCGACCTGTCGGCCTTCGATGCGGGGCAGGTCCGTCTGACGGTGTCGCCGGTCTCGGTCGCTTCGGTCATCCGCGCCCTGCAGGAGGAATACGAACCCCTCGCCAACGCCAAGGGGCTGACGCTGCGGGTCCGGGTGCGGGATGCCGTCCTCCATACCGATGAAGTCAGGCTCCGGCGCATGATCGGCAACGTCCTGTCGAACGCGATCAAGTACACGCCGCCGGGTCGCAAGGTGCTCCTGGCGGTGCGCCCGGCCGGCGCCCGGATGCGGGTCGAGGTGTGGGACCAGGGCATCGGCATCCCCGCCGCCCAGATCGAGAAGGTGTTCCAGGAGTTCTTCCGCGCCGAGGGCGGCAGCCAGCTCGCGCCCGATGGCCTGGGCATCGGCCTGGCGCTGGTAGCGCGGCTGGCCGACGCGCTGCGCACGCGCGTCTCGATCGATTCGGTCGAAGGGCGGGGCACCCGCGTGTCGCTCACGCTGGGCGACGTGGAGGCGGAGCCCGCCAGGCGCATTCAGCTCTCGGCGGCGTCCGGTTGAGGGTCACCGCTGCGGCGGCTCCTGGCGATCAGGCGCGCCGTCAGGTCGGCGGCCATCCGCAGGCGTTTCAGGTCGCGGTGCGTCAACGCTTCGTTCGGGGCGGTGCTGAAGCAGCAAAGCGTGCCGTAGACGTCGCCGTCCGGCAGCACGATCGGCACGCTCAGGTGCGCGCCGATCGGCACCGGCGGACGCGGGAGTTCCGCGAGGTTCGGCAACTTCTGCACATCCGTGACGAGCTGCGGCAGCCGACCGTCGACCACGCGTTGGCAGAAGCTCCGTTCCAGGGCATCCGAGCTGCCCTCGGCACCCCGCCATCGGTTGTCGGCCGCGTCGACCTGGCGGTACACCCGGCGGCCTTCCGTGAAGTGCGAGACGAAGGCCACGTCCATGGCGAGATGTTCGCGCATGAGCTTGAGCACCTCGCGCACCGAGCGGTCGACCTGCTCGTGGCTCATGTCGACGGTCACGACCGCGACCCGCTTCAGTTCCTCTTCGAAATCGTTGTCCATCCGGCAGGCCCTTGCACGACGGTCAGCGCTTCTTGGCGCCGAAGATGCCGCCCAGCACGCCACGCAAGATTTCCTTGCCGACGTTGGTGCCCACGGTGCGCACCGCGGATTTCGCCATGGTCTGCACCAGCCCGTCGCGCTTGCCGCCGCGCGGGCCGGTCGAGCCGAACAGCAGGTCGTTCAGGAAGCCGCCTTCGGCGGGCGCGCCGGGCTTGGCGGCGCCGGCCTTGCCGACCGTGGGGGCGGGGGCATCGGGCGCGCTCTCTGCGCGCCCCTTGAGCTTCTCGTAGGCCGACTCGCGGTCCACCGTCTTCTCGTAGACGCCGGCCACCAGCGAGTCGGCGATGAGCTGCTGGCGCTGCGCCGGCGTGATCGGGCCGAGCTGGCTGCCCGGCGGCAGCACGAACACGCGCTCGGTCACGCTGGGCCGGCCCTTGGCGTCGAGGAAGCTCACGAGCGCCTCGCCCACGGCCAGCTCGGTGATGGCGGCCTCGATGTCGAGCCCCGGCTTCTGGCGCATGGTGGTGGCCGTGGCCTTGACGGCCTTCTGGTCGCGCGGCGTGAAGGCCCGCAGCGCGTGCTGCACCCGGTTGCCCAGTTGGGCGAGCACCGAATCGGGAATGTCCAGCGGGTTCTGCGTGACGAAGAACACGCCCACGCCCTTGGAGCGCACGAGGCGCACCACCAGCTCGATGCGTTCGACCAGCGCCTTGGGCGCCTCGTTGAACAGCAGGTGGGCCTCGTCGAAGAAGAAGACCAGCTTGGGCTGGTCGGGGTCGCCGATCTCGGGCAGCTGCTCGAACAGCTCGGACAGCATCCACAGCAGGAAGGTCGCGTAGAGCCGCGGCGAGTTCATCAGCTTGTCGGCCGTGAGGATGTTGATCACCCCCTTGCCGCCGACCGTCTGCATGAAGTCCTGGATGTTGAGCATCGGCTCGCCGAAGAACTTGTCGCCGCCCTGGCCCTCGATCTGCAGCAGGCCGCGCTGGATGGCGCCCACGCTGGCGGCGCTGATGTTGCCGTACTCGGTGGTGAACTGGCTGGCGTTCTCGCCGACGTACTGCAGCATGGCCCGCAGGTCCTTCAGGTCGAGCAGCAGCATGCCGCTGTCGTCGGCGACCTTGAAGACCAGGTTCAGCACGCCGGCCTGGGTTTCGTTCAGGTCGAGCATGCGGCCCAGCAGCAGCGGACCCATGTCGGAGATGGTGGCCCGCACCGGGTGGCCCTGTTCGCCGAACACGTCCCACAGCGTGACGGGGCAGGCGAGGGGGGCGGGCGCTTCGATGCCGCGTTCCTTCAGCGTCGCGGCCAGCTTGTCGCCGATGTGGCCGGCCTGGCTGATGCCCGTGAGGTCGCCCTTCACGTCGGCCATGAACACCGGCACGCCGATGCCCGACAGCTGCTCGGCCAGGGTCTGCAGCGTGACCGTCTTGCCGGTGCCGGTGGCCCCGGTGATCAGGCCGTGCCGGTTGGTCAGGTTCGGCAGCAGGAAGCACTCGGTTGCGTCGTGGCGGGCGATGAGAAGAGGGTCGGCCATGGGGGCTCCGGAAACAGTCGAAAGCGGCAGTCTATCCAACACCCCCTCCTATAATTCGACGCCCCAGGCTTACGTTCCGTGAAATAGTTCCAGGAGTTCCTTTGTCGTCGACCACCCCCACCCCCCTCTCCGCCGATGGCTCCAGCGCTGAACAGACGCCGCTCGAGCTCGAGCTCGCAACCTTGCTGGTCGAATCCCTGAATCTCGAAGTGGCGCCCGCCGAGGTCGACCCGAACGCGCCGCTGTACGGCGACGGCCTGGGCCTCGACTCGATCGACATCCTGGAAGTGGCGCTCGAGGTGTCGCGCCGCTACGGCTTCCAGCTGCGTTCGGACGACGAGCGCAACCAGCAGATCTTCCAGTCGCTTCGAACCCTGGCCACCCACGTTGCCGCGAACCGTACGACGGCTTGAAATGGAACGCCCCCGAAGCGCCCGCGGCGCCTGAAACCCCGATGTCGCGATGGCGCTTGGCGCTCCTGCTGCTGGCAGGGGCGGCGTATGCGGGCCTGTCCCACTGGCTGATGCTGTTCCATCCGCACGCCCCCTGGGCGATGGCGGTGCTGCTGGGCCCGCTCTGGCTCACGGCGCTCGGTCTGGGCGGTTCGCGTTTCGGTGGCTGGGGGCTGCTCGGTGCCACGCTGGCGGGCGTGTTCATCTTCGTCGCGCTCTGGCGCGGCGGCGCGGGCGATCCCAACCGGCTGTACGTGCTGCAGCACGTCGGCATGAACGGGGTGCTGGCCTGCTGGTTCGGCGGCAGCCTGCGCGGCGGGCGGCTCTCGCTCATCGGGCAGTTCGCCCAGCGCGTGCATCCGCTCGGGAAGGGCATGCCGGAGTACACGCGGCAGGTGACCTGGGTCTGGACGATCTACTTCACGGTCACCGCGCTGGTCTCGATCCCCGTCTACCTCTGGTTGCCATTCTCGGTCTGGTCGCTGCTGGCCAATGTGCTGAGCCCAGTGATGGTGGTCGGGCTGTTCGTGGGCGAGCACCTGGTGCGCTACCGCCTGCACCCCGAGTTCGAACGCACCCGCATGATCGATGCGGTGCGGGCTTTCTACGGCGCCACGTCGGCCGAGCCGAACGCCAAGCGCTGACGCGATGACAACGGAGCTGCGCATGTCGAACGATGTTCCTTCCCACCCCTTGCTGGCGACGCGCGACCTCGACGCGCCGCTGGCCTGGCGCGCCGGCGTGCCGGTGTCGGGCCGCAGCTTCCTGGCCGACGTGTCGCGGCAGGCCGAGCGCATGCCGGCTGCCGGCCCGGTGCTGAACCTCTGCAACGACCGCTACGCTTTCGCGGTGGCGCTCGGTGCGGCCCTGCTGCGCGGCCAGGCCAGCCTGCTGCCGCCCGATGCGCGGCCCGAGACGATGGCGCGGCTGACGGCCGAGCACGGAAAACTCACCGCCGTGACCGACGAGCCCTCGCTCGAAACGCCCGGGCTCGAGCGCGTGATGGTCGAGGTCGGTGCCCGTGCGGCCGATGCGCCCTGCGACGTACCGGTCATCGACGGCCACCTGCATGCGGTGAGCCTGCTCACCTCCGGCTCGACCGGCGTGCCGCAGCCGCATGCCAAGAGCTGGCACACGCTGGTGGGCGACGCGGCCGCCGCCGTCGCCCGGCTGGCGCAGTTGCTCGGTCGGCCCTCGCTCGAAGGGCTGACACTGGTCGGCACGGTGCCGGTGCAGCACAGCTACGGGCTGGAATCCACGGCCCTGCTGGCGCTGGTGGGCGGCGCGGCCTTCGACAGCGGCCGGCCCTTCTTCCCGGCCGACATCGTGGCGGCGCTGGCCGTGGTGCCGCGCCCCCGTGCGCTGGTCACCACGCCGTTCCACCTGAAGACGTTGCTGCTGGCCGGCGTCGAGATCCCGCCGGTCGACCTGATCCTGTCGGCCACCGCGCCGCTGTCGCCGCAGCTCGCGGCCCAGGCCGAGCAGGCCACCGGCGGCATGCTCATCGAGATCTACGGCAGCACCGAGTCGGGCCAGGTCGCGACGCGCCGGCCCACGCAGAGCGAGGTGTGGGACACCTTCGGCGAAATCCGCGTCACCGCGCAGCCGGGCGCCGACGGCACCGAGCAGTTCGTCTTCGCCGGCGACTTCATCCCCCAGCCCACGCCGATGGCCGATGTGCTGGAGCTGCTGGACGACCGGCGCTTCCGCCTGTTCGGCCGCGCCAACGACCTGGTCCACGTGGCCGGCAAGCGCAGCTCGCTCGGCCACCTCAACTACCACCTCAACAGCATCCCCGGCGTGGACGACGGCGCCTTCTGGCTGCCCGACGACGTCAGCGACGGCGTGGTGCGGCCGGTGGCTTTCGTGGTCGCGCCCACGCTCGGCGCGGGCGACGTGGTCGCGGCGCTGCGCGCGCGGCTCGAATCCGTCTTCGTGCCGCGACGCGTGGTGCACGTGCCGTCGCTGCCGCGTGAGGGCACCGGCAAGCTGACCGTGCGCGCGCTGCGCGAGTTCGCGCTGTCGCAACTGGCCGCCGACGACACGCCAGTGCAGGTGACGCACGAGATCCCTGCAGACCATCCCGTCTTCGCCGGCCACTTTCCCGGCCAGCCGCTGGTGCCGGGCGCGTTGCTGGTGGCGGAAGTGATGGAGGTGATGCGGCGCGTGCCCGCCATGGCGGCACGGCTCGGTGCGCATCCCACGCTGGCGGCGGTCAAGTTCCTCTCGCCGGTGCGGCCCGGCGCGGCCATCGACATCGCGTTGCACCCCGAGACGGGCGCCGCGCGGGGCGTGCGCTTCGAGGTGCGCTGCGGCGACGTGGTGGCGGCGAGCGGGCGCTGGACGCCATCGGACACACGCTGATGGCGGAACGCGAAGCCGGCCTGCCAGGCGCCAGCGACAAGCGGCCCGGGGCCGCCGGCTGGACGCAAAAGCCCGAGCGCAGCAACATGACGGCGCTGCGCGTCATCTGCTGGATCGCGCTGACCTGCGGTCGACCGCTCACACGCCTGATCCTGCATCCGATCTGCCTTTACTTCCTGCTGTTCGACCCGACGTCGCGGCGCCACATCAAGCGCTATCTGCGCCGGGCCATCGGCCCCCGGGCGGGCTGGGCCGATGGCTATCGGCTGCTGCATGCGTTCGCGTCGACGGTGCTCGACAGGGTGTACTTCCTGCGGGGCCGCATCGACCTCTTCGAGGTGACCATCCAGGGCAATCGACCGGTCGAGGCCGAGGTTTTCGCGGGGCGGGGCGCCTTCCTGCTCGGTGCGCACGTCGGCAGTTTCGAGGCCATGGGGGCCTGCCGCCAGCACAGCAGCGATCAGGGCGCGCTGCCGCTGGCGATGCTGATGTTCACCGACAACGCGCAGCGCATCACCGCGATCCTGGAAGCCATCAGCCTGCCCGAGCTGCGCCCGCACATCATCGCGCTGGGCCGGCCGCATTCGATGCTGGCGCTGCGCGACTGGCTCGACGGCGGCGGGCTGGGCGGCCTGCTGGCCGACCGCACGTTGTCCGACGGCGACGAGATGGGCCAGCGCGGGAACAACCTCACGCTGTCCTTTCTCGGTCATCCGGCCGTGTTCAACGACGGGCCGTTCCGCCTGGCCGCGCTGCTGCGCCGCAAGGTGTTCTTCATGGCGGGGCTCTATCTGGGGGGCGCCCGCTACGATGTCCGCTTCGAGCCGCTGGCCGACTTCAGCGAGCGCGTGGCCGACGTGGCCGAACGGGAACGACGCATCCGCGCAGCGGTCGAAGCCTATGTGGCGCGCCTGGAGGCGCTGTGCCGCGAACATCCCTACAACTGGTTCAACTTCCATGATTTCTGGCTTGAAGACTCGCATTGAGGCACGCGTCGAGAGTGGGCTGCGGCAGGCCCGCTGGGCGCTGGTGGCGCTGGCGTGCGCCGCCGCGCCGGCCTGGGCCTTCGACCTCCATGAACTGATGAGCCTGCTGGCCAAACAGAAGCAGGGCGAGGCCAACTTCACCGAGCAGCGCTACGTGCGCGGCTTCGACGGCCCGCTGGCGGCCAGCGGCACCCTGAGCTTCACGGCGCCGGACCAGCTGGTGCGGCGTACCCTGTCGCCGCGGCCGGAGACGATGGCGGTCGACGGCAACAACCTCACGCTGTCACGCAGCGGTCGCAGCCGCAGCATGACGCTCGACAGCATGCCCGAACTGCAGGGCATGGTCGAAGCGATGCGCGCCACGCTCGCCGGCAACACGCAGGTGCTGCAGCGCTACTTCACCAGCACCGTCGGCGGCAGCGCCAGCGACTGGACGCTCGACCTCGCACCGATCGATGCGCGCCTGGCGTCGCAGGTTGCGACGCTGCGCCTGAGCGGCAAGGCCGGCGAGGTGCTGGGCGTGGAGATGGAGTTCCGCGGCGGCGACCGGTCGGTCATGACGATCTCGCCGAAGCGATGAGCGCCGCCCGGCCGCCCGAAGGCGCTCGCACCGCAGCCCGCAGGGCGGAGGTCTTGGAATGAGCGTTCAGCACGCCGGGCCGAGCCGGGGCCGCCGCACGCTCGTGCTCCTGCTGTGGCTGGCCGCGGTGCTGGCCGGGGTCGCGGTCATTTCGAGTACCCACTTCAGCGCCGACCTGTCGGCCTTCCTGCCGGCCAGCCCCGACGCGCGCCAGCGCGTGCTGATCGAGCAGCTGCAGAGCGGCGTCGCCTCGCGGACGCTGATGGTCGGCCTCGAAGGCGGCAAGGACGCGGCCCAGCGCGCCGACGTGTCGCGCGCCCTCGGCAAGGCGATGCGCGCCAGCGGGCTCTACGAGCAGGTCCAGAACGGCGACCACAGCGAATGGCAGGAAGCCGGCACCTTCGTCTTCGACCGGCGCTACCAGCTGTCGCCGGACGTGACGCCGCAGCGCTTCAGCGTCGACGGCCTGCGCGATGCCGTCACCGACACCATGTCGATGCTCGGTACGCCGGCCGGCAATTTGGTCCGGCCGCTGTTCGAGCGCGATCCGACCGGCGAGACGCAGCGCATCGCCGAAGGGCTGATCCCCGCCACCTCCCCGCGCACGGAGGAGGGCGTGTGGGTGTCGCGCACCGCGCCGCGCGCCATGCTGTTGGCCACGACCAAGGCCTCGGGCAGCGATCTCGATGCGCAAGCGGCCGCCGTCGCCCGCATCGAGACCGAATACGCCAAGGCGACGCAGGGCCTGGGTGCCGAAGCGCCGAAGTTGCAATTGAGCGGCGCCCCGGTGTTCTCGGTGCAGAGCCGCGACAAGATCAAGGGCGAGGCGATCCACCTCGCCATCGTCGGCGCCATCGTGATGGGCTGCCTGCTGCTGGTGGCCTTCGCGTCGCCCAAGGCACTGGTCGTCGCGCTGCTGCCGGTGCTGACCGGCGTGGTCGCGGGCACGGCCGCGGTCGCACTGGTGTTCGGCTCGGTGCACGGCCTCACGATGGGCTTCGGCAGCACGCTGATCGGCGAGACAGTCGACTACGCCATCTACTACCTGATCCAGGCGCGCGGCGCGGCGGTGCCGGGCACCGGCTGGCAGCGCTGGCGCGACCTGAACTGGCCGACGGTGCGCCTGGGCCTGCTCACGTCGGTGTGCGGTTTCGCGGCGCTGCTGTTCTCGGGCTTCCCGGGCTTGGCGCAGCTCGGCGTGTTCTCCATCGCCGGCCTGGTGGCCGCCGCGCTGGTCACGCGCCATGGCCTGCCGATGCTGGCACCCGATGGCGCGACGGGCATCGGCATGCGCCGTCACATGGCACGTGTGGCGAGCGGCATCGTCCAGGCCATGCCGCGGCTGCGCGTCGGCTTCGTCGTGCTGGGCGTGGTGGCGATGGCGCTGATGGCGTGGCAGGGCGGGGCGCTGTGGCGCGCCAGCCTGTCGTCCATGAGCCCGATCTCCAAGGCTTCGCAGGAACTCGACGCCTCGTTGCGCGAGGACATCGGCGCCAGCGACGGGGGCACGCTGGTCGTCATCCAGGCGGCCGACGAGCAGGCCACGCTGCGCATTACCGAGGCCGCCGGCCAGCGGCTCGATGCGCTGGTCGACGAAGGCCAGCTGAGCGGCTACGAAACCGTCACCCGCATGCTGCCGAGCGCGGCCGCGCAGCAGGCGCGCATCGCCAGCCTGCCCGATGCTGCCACGCTGCGCGCGCGCGTGGCCGAGGCGACGCAGGGCATGCCGCTGGCACCCGATCGGCTCGAACCCTTCGTGGCCTCGGTGGACGCGGCGCGCAACCTGGCGCCCATCACCCGCGAAGAACTCGCCCAGGGGCCGCTGGCGCCCGTGGTGCGCGCGCTGATGTTCGAGCGGCCGGGCGGCGGCTGGGCGTCGCTGATCGCGCTGCACACGACCGATCGCTTCGACAAGGCCAAGCTGGTGGCGGCGCTGGCGCCGCTGCCGGAGGTTCAGGTGGTCGACATCGGCGCCGAACTGGGCAGCCTCTATGACCGCTACCTGCACGAGGCCTTCGTGCAGGTGCTGCTCGGTGCGCTGGCTGTCGTCGTGCTGCTGG
The sequence above is drawn from the Variovorax sp. J2L1-78 genome and encodes:
- a CDS encoding ABC transporter ATP-binding protein; the encoded protein is MNLLELQGVQTHIGAYHILHGVDLVVPKGQLTMLLGRNGAGKTTTLRTIMGLWHASQGRVRFGDKDITALRTPDIAALGIAYVPETMGIFSDLTVKENMLLAARSAKNADAIDDTRLKWIFQLFPAVEKFWNHPAGKLSGGQKQMLAVSRAIVEPRELLIIDEPSKGLAPVMINNMIDAFAQLKASGVTILLVEQNIHFAQRLGDTVAVMDNGRVVHSGPMAAFSADERLQQSLLGLAL
- a CDS encoding branched-chain amino acid ABC transporter permease — translated: MKTDFDWTPLALVPVLALIALPLTGSLSTWLTLTVAGLAMGMIIFIIASGLTLIFGLMDVLNFGHGVFIALGAFVASSVLGLMGDWTGSGELWRNLVAVFPAMLVAMLVAGAVGLAFERFIVRPVYGQHLKQILITMGGMIIGEELIKVIWGPAQIPLPLPEALRGSVFVADAAISKYRLLAVAVGLVVFGLLAWTLGRTKIGLLIRAGVQDREMVESLGYRIGRLFVGVFVVGSALAGLGGVMWGLFQQNLIPQMGAQVNVLIFIVIIIGGLGSTGGALIGALLVGLMTNYIGFLVPTLTQFASIFLMVAVLLWRPQGVYPVASSR
- a CDS encoding branched-chain amino acid ABC transporter permease is translated as MLKRLLSNDMPRSRVLALLLLAVLLGLAFAPFIFPGVKALSVAAKILVFIVLVASFDLLLGYTGIVSFAHTMFFGIGAYGIAISASRLGAGWDALFIGLGASLAVSLVLALAIGLFSLRVRAIFFAMITLAVASAFQTLASQLSDFTGGEDGLTFKLPELISPSFEFADEPFLGVSLDGRLLCYYLLFVAAVVLVLALLRIVNSPFGRVLQAIRENEFRAEAIGYRVVVYRTTAAVLSALFATLAGAMLAIWLRYNGPDTSLSFEIMVDVLLIVVIGGMGTIYGAALGAVLFVIAQSYLQDLLKLGSEAASGLPWLAALLSPDRWLLWLGVLFVLSVYYFPTGIVGKLRARALR
- a CDS encoding alpha/beta fold hydrolase — translated: MTPTSNYAQLLGREIHWMDWGPKEGAAVIAWHGLARTGRDMDELADHLAGQGFRVICPDTLGRGLSQWSPLPDAEYQLSFYAWLAEALCDALQLDRVHWVGTSMGGAIGTVCASGLFAPRMKARMASLVLNDNAPELASAAVERIKAYAGNPPAFATVAELEAFFRTVYKPYGWLSDAQWRRLTETSTRRLPDGRVTPHYDPAMVRQFTAHDNDYLIWSHWDAIEVPVLCLRGVDSDLVLPEAVAEMRARGPGAAGLLKVIEVPGCGHAPALNVPEQLLPIEAFLRLAA
- a CDS encoding sensor histidine kinase; amino-acid sequence: MSDSLLGEPPLSASSRFEQAASAGVPVRASFSIEPRESDGAERSAAAERRAKKARADAIGANLIRQYMNDALHRHTLGLLLASTMAALCWPYAPAEAVLLWLGLVLAGAYVRLHSARHFVDVVDRDGPSARQAFVRRLVPFYVVMGGVWASSLLLFAARSEGLRGFACWAVLAALIYGAAQRLAVLPALWKAFVPTFFVGVFCYFAYAAATGPDAGWGALGFVPLCVAQFFFLRRLSTDGLRLQSALYGAQYDLACKSEEALAAVVAKNKFLAAATHDMRQPVIAMGLYAEFLEAEPDSYDELAPKIGRAAQVVNRLFDSLFDLSAFDAGQVRLTVSPVSVASVIRALQEEYEPLANAKGLTLRVRVRDAVLHTDEVRLRRMIGNVLSNAIKYTPPGRKVLLAVRPAGARMRVEVWDQGIGIPAAQIEKVFQEFFRAEGGSQLAPDGLGIGLALVARLADALRTRVSIDSVEGRGTRVSLTLGDVEAEPARRIQLSAASG
- a CDS encoding GAF domain-containing protein yields the protein MDNDFEEELKRVAVVTVDMSHEQVDRSVREVLKLMREHLAMDVAFVSHFTEGRRVYRQVDAADNRWRGAEGSSDALERSFCQRVVDGRLPQLVTDVQKLPNLAELPRPPVPIGAHLSVPIVLPDGDVYGTLCCFSTAPNEALTHRDLKRLRMAADLTARLIARSRRSGDPQPDAAES